A window of Hyperolius riggenbachi isolate aHypRig1 chromosome 1, aHypRig1.pri, whole genome shotgun sequence contains these coding sequences:
- the RITA1 gene encoding RBPJ-interacting and tubulin-associated protein 1 isoform X1: MRNMDPRDMSLDLSITGHRTSLPPRKTRSAYRFKAANSFVDETLFGSFGDKVDPALQWTSGTPGQVSHLWSPEDEKASKNRTISRTSCTPPGSPRKKTHYRVKKRSPSYCDESLFGPKIQDCGWEAPWVKKEDTVRIRPLLWSPPPVIRPESSKPSTKQIPLKAVHPQDARSPSVGTQKVNGDFWKPPDSDCDSGGCPSVVGPSASARGHQNSPARITSSCSGRLSNRRGSLTERPPWK, encoded by the exons ACATGTCTCTGGACCTCTCCATAACGGGGCATCGCACCTCACTGCCTCCAAGAAAAACTAGAAGTGCATACAGGTTTAAAGCTGCCAATTCTTTTGTTGATGAGACCCTTTTTGGCAGTTTTGGAGACAAAGTAGATCCAGCCCTTCAATGGACCTCAGGAACTCCAGGACAAGTATCACATTTGTGGTCTCCAGAAGACGAAAAGGCATCAAAGAATCGCACCATTAGCAGGACTAGCTGTACACCGCCAGGGTCTCCTCGGAAGAAAACACACTATAG AGTAAAAAAACGGTCCCCTTCATATTGTGATGAGTCCCTGTTTGGTCCAAAGATTCAGGACTGTGGCTGGGAAGCTCCGTGGGTAAAGAAAGAAGATACTGTCAGGATTCGTCCACTTCTTTGGAGCCCACCACCAGTAATACGTCCAGAGAGCTCCAAACCAAGCACTAAACAAATTCCTCTTAAAGCTGTACACCCTCAGGATGCCAGAAGTCCTTCTGTAGGAACACAAAAGGTGAATGGAGACTTCTGGAAACCACCAGACAGTGACTGTGATTCTGGAGGATGCCCGTCTGTGGTTGGTCCATCTGCCAGTGCAAGAGGTCACCAGAACTCTCCTGCGAGAATCACTTCAAGCTGCTCAGGAAGACTTAGTAATAGGAGAGGCTCATTAACAGAACGACCACCATGGAAATGA
- the RITA1 gene encoding RBPJ-interacting and tubulin-associated protein 1 isoform X2, with the protein MSLDLSITGHRTSLPPRKTRSAYRFKAANSFVDETLFGSFGDKVDPALQWTSGTPGQVSHLWSPEDEKASKNRTISRTSCTPPGSPRKKTHYRVKKRSPSYCDESLFGPKIQDCGWEAPWVKKEDTVRIRPLLWSPPPVIRPESSKPSTKQIPLKAVHPQDARSPSVGTQKVNGDFWKPPDSDCDSGGCPSVVGPSASARGHQNSPARITSSCSGRLSNRRGSLTERPPWK; encoded by the exons ATGTCTCTGGACCTCTCCATAACGGGGCATCGCACCTCACTGCCTCCAAGAAAAACTAGAAGTGCATACAGGTTTAAAGCTGCCAATTCTTTTGTTGATGAGACCCTTTTTGGCAGTTTTGGAGACAAAGTAGATCCAGCCCTTCAATGGACCTCAGGAACTCCAGGACAAGTATCACATTTGTGGTCTCCAGAAGACGAAAAGGCATCAAAGAATCGCACCATTAGCAGGACTAGCTGTACACCGCCAGGGTCTCCTCGGAAGAAAACACACTATAG AGTAAAAAAACGGTCCCCTTCATATTGTGATGAGTCCCTGTTTGGTCCAAAGATTCAGGACTGTGGCTGGGAAGCTCCGTGGGTAAAGAAAGAAGATACTGTCAGGATTCGTCCACTTCTTTGGAGCCCACCACCAGTAATACGTCCAGAGAGCTCCAAACCAAGCACTAAACAAATTCCTCTTAAAGCTGTACACCCTCAGGATGCCAGAAGTCCTTCTGTAGGAACACAAAAGGTGAATGGAGACTTCTGGAAACCACCAGACAGTGACTGTGATTCTGGAGGATGCCCGTCTGTGGTTGGTCCATCTGCCAGTGCAAGAGGTCACCAGAACTCTCCTGCGAGAATCACTTCAAGCTGCTCAGGAAGACTTAGTAATAGGAGAGGCTCATTAACAGAACGACCACCATGGAAATGA